The region CATTATGCCACACAGTATTAACTGAAGCAAGTAAAACTAATCCagataaattagaattgaaaGCACAATCACCAGATGAAGCAGCTTTGGTTGGTACAGCAAGAGATATGGGATTTAGCTTTATCTCTAAAACAAAACATGGTGTGGTTATTGAACTAATGGGTCAACAGagagaatttgaaattttgaacGTTTTAGAATTCAATTCCAGCAGAAAGAGAATGAGTGTTATAGTTAAGATCCCAGCGCAAGATCCGGACGGAACTCCTACTGCATTATTAATATGTAAAGGTGCTGATTCAGTAATTTTCCAAAGATTATCTACTGTAGCTGGctcaaatgatgaaaaactGTTAGAAAACACAGCAAAACATTTAGAAGAGTATGCAAAGGAAGGGTTAAGAACATTATGTATCGCACAACGTGAAATATCTTGGCAGGAATATTTAGATTGGAAAGTTCAATATGATGAGGCAGCGAGTTCGTTAAATAACAGAGAAGAACAAATAGAAATTGCTTCAAATGCAATCgaaaaagatttaatattattgggTGGTACTGCCATTGAAGATCGTTTACAAGATGGTGTACCAGAatctattgaattattggGTAAAGCTGGGATTAAATTATGGGTATTAACTGGTGATAAGGTCGAAACTGCAATTAATATCGGCTTTTCATGTAATCTTTTGAACAATGATatggaattattaatcatcAAAGCTGTGGGCGATTCTAATATAAAGAGAGAATTTGGAGATGAACCATTCGAAATCACAGAGGGCTATATCCGTAAATATTTAAGGGAGAAATTCGGCATGAATGGTAGCGTTGATGAACTGGAGATTGCTAAGAAACAACATGATGTACCTAAAGAAAACTACGGTGTTGTTATAGACGGGGAAGCTTTGAAATTAGCATTAAGTAATGAAGGCATCAAGAGAGAGTTTCTGTTGTTATGTAAAAACTGTAAAGCTGTACTATGTTGTCGTGTTTCTCCATCACAAAAAGCTGCAGTTGTTAAGTTAGTGAAAAACACGTTAGATGTGATGACCTTGGCTATTGGTGATGGTTCCAATGATGTGGCAATGATTCAAAGTGCTGATGTTGGTGTCGGTATTGCTGGTGAAGAAGGTCGCCAAGCAGTCATGTGTTCTGATTATGCCATTGGCCAATTCAGATATTTATCAAGACTAATTTTGGTTCATGGACGCTGGTCCTATAAGAGATTGAGTGAGATGATTCCTGGctttttttacaaaaatgTTATTTTCACATTGGCATTGTTCTGGTACGGTATCTACAATGACTTTGATGGGTCGTATCTATTTGAATATACGTTCTTGACATTTTATAACCTGGCATTTACATCATTACCAATTATTCTGTTGGGTGTATTTGACCAAGACGTTAGTGATACAATCTCGATGGTCATGCCGCAATTGTACCGTGTGGGAATATTACGATTAGAATGGAAACAAACCAAGTTTTTGTGGTATATGCTGGATGGATTCTATCAAAGTGTTATCAGTTTTTTCTTCCCTTATTGTTTATACTACAAGACGATGATTGTCCGTAAGGATGGATTGGGCTTAGACCATCGTTATTATGTTGGTACAATGATTACCTGTATCTGTGTTGTCTCTTGTAATTTGTACATTCTCATGCATCAATATCATTGGGATTGGTTCTGtggtttatttttttctctatcaattttattgtttttcttCTGGACAGGTATTTGGACGAGTTCTATTACAAGTGGTGAATTCTTAAAAGGTGGTGCACACGTTTTTAGTAGTGATGTATTCTGGGGAATCGTTTTTGTGAGTGTCATGTTTTGTCTATTACCTAGGTTTAGTTATGATACTATACAACGTATATTTTATCCAAAGGATGTGGAGATTGTTAGAGAGATGTGGAAGCGTGGTGATTTTGACCACTACCCTCAAGGCTATGATCCTACAGACCCTTTAAGACCTCGAATCACCAAACATTTGCACAGTTATGGATATGATTACGAAAGTGGCCTCAATAAGGCTTCTCGCCACGGTGGCGGGATTGATATGAATCGGAGTGAGAGTATGGATGGATTCCGTGGAGAAGATATGGATGGTAGATTTGAGAGCATAGAAATGGACAGATTGACTCCAGTGGAAAGTCTTCACACAAACGTTCCACTAGATAAGGACCGTAAGGAAAAGCCACCAGGAGGAAGAAGTGGTATCCAGTTGATGGGGTCCCCGAGAGAAACAGAGGATTTATTGTACAGTGAACGTCTAGGAGGCTATATGGGGACCGACTCACCACTAGGCATTGGCCACGACGACAAGAAGGACAATAACCGCGTTGATGTTCGTAGTATACATGAAACAACAAGCCTTGAACGAAGCAGAACAATGAAGCTAGGAGATGCATCTACTAATCCTTTCCTCAATCAGGTAGACGGGGCCGATTTGGCTGATTGGAAAATCTAGTCTCTATTATGATATATACTTGggtaaatatttctacTTTCATGACATACTTGCTTTAGGGATCTTTCTATATTTGTGGTGTActatattagaattttgCTTTCTCATCCGACCACCTATGGATAAGGTTGGTCGAAAGTACTCGGTgtttgtaaaatatatgtaACTGTTGTTTATAGACCTATATTATAACCTCCTCtgtacatttttttttatattaaaatcataTAAACACACATAATGGTCTCATCGCCAAAATTTGTTCGTAACACAAAGCTTGCCACCAATATGTGAAAATTTAAACGATCAAATAGCACATGCCCAAATACAGCAAGCATGTGAGTACCTGCatttaatacaaaaaaaaccaTAGGGGTAATATTAAGGTGTCACATATAGGGATAAATAAGGGAAAAAATGACTCTACGTATGAATAACGCTCTATATTCATGTGCTAGGTTATATATGATCAAGGTTAGAAGTTTAAGATGACTATGGAGATTTTAATCCTTTAGGCtttatgaaaatatttttatcattaataatttttaaggAGTTACAGTTCAGGAGATTAAAAACGACTAGAAAAACTATTTACAGGGAGCTGatacaatatttttggTCTTGTTTTGATTCATGTGATAAAATAAAGGGTATGAATAAATAGGCCGTGAACAATATAAAACAAAGGTATTTTAGGGGTACTAACACTCCTTTGTcttaatttgaaaaaaaaatattaaaaaaaaatatttcaagtGTATAAAAAGGTGACCAATATTTTCACAATTTGCATTAAAACTTATAGGGAAGctttattctttattttttctttgtttgaTTCTCAATAGTCCATTAACAATCATCTGAAacaaccaaaaaaaaaattaaaataatgcAATTAAAATTCACTTCAATCGCCTTTTTGACATTGTTTGCTACATCCTCATTAGCTCAAACTAACGTTGTAACCACCAATGAAACAGCTGTTACCTCTGTCACTACAGAAGGAACAACTTCTGTAACTTCATTTACTACTGAAACAAtgaattttaattctacCAGCATGCCAAATACTGGTATCGAAAGTAATACCACTTCTACTGGTTTACCACCACACAGTAATGCTTCAAATACCACAAGCTCTGTGCTTCCACCTGTGATTTCAACCGCAAGTGCAAATATGGCACACAACAATTTATATAACGTAGGTTTTGCTGGTTTAGCTGCTGGTATTGCTTTCTactttttataattaaaattaaaatttatagaGTATAtacaagaaataaaataaagcCAACacttataattataaatttttttattctaatttatctCTTGAATAGAATAGTATTAAAGAAGGTAAATTATTTGGTGTATGATacagaaaaatatattcatatgAGTATATTAGTAATATATCTCTtcctatttttatttaaaaactgctttgttttataatttttactatatattGTTTTCGTTTCATAAACAAGttaatgatttttaaaatatcgATATAATTAATGACTATATTAGTATcttgaataatataaaaaaaatcaaatatttcaatttgtaTACAAACTCGTAAATCCAGATAGATATTTTCAGGTTAACTAATGTGTTGTACCAAAACCAAATAAAGGCCTAAAACTTGCCGTATATGCTATatgtattaaaatattttatattatgtGAATAGCTCAGTTAATCAATTTGGGGTAAATctcattttattatataaaaaataaaattataagaTATTAAATAGTTACATACTTGTAAGCATTCCGCATTACAGTTTATTGTGGTACTTATTGTGATGGAATATTACTGGAATAGAAGAGAGGCtgacattattaaaaatgaattttgatGTAATTTTGGATTACTTCTTTTACATACTCTATAAACATCTATATTCATTTACAAAAATGCTCTTTATATGGTAAGTTAATGCTGGAATATgagtatattattttctattaagtggtaaaatacttttatcacgtgacttattgtttaaaatgtgtttttctttttatatttaagaaatatattcattttaactatattatttactatatatgtctaaataaagtgattgtctttacatcttaaacactgtataacaatgtctaacgctcttgaatcccagtagTTAAAACAAGTTCCATTCATAAATGTTCCTTAAGGTTAAAGAACATTTCCcttttttaacaaatacCTTAATTATGAACCAAACCAGGCATGTGAAAATTAAACacttaataaaaatacctTTTTacgaaataaataaaaaataataatattattttccaataaatatatattttgaaaagtataggatcaaattatataatttttactttaaaaATCTTACTTATTCCAGAAAGATCAGAAATGGGCGTGTGGCGTAGTTGGTAGCGCGCTTCCCTTGCAAGGAAGAGGTCTCTGGTTCGATTCCTGACTCGTccaaatttctttttgctGAAAAGTTGAATGCCACGTGATGTAAAATACTTAAATGTAGGGTTTACTACAGTGAATATTAGATTCAGCGGGTATAAACTGTTACCCGGAGTGTCACTTATTAGGATGTAACGATCAATAACTTCTTATTGGTCCGGTATATAACTATTGATCTATTTTACTTCACTAGTTAATCACTTGTTTGTTGTTCCTCTTGAACATCAAGAAGATCCTTCGTCGACCTATAGTCGCCTCTTATATACCTTTACCCATTGGTAGCCCAACCAATACATCCCGAACTGATTAGCTCCCAGTTCTCTCCATTATTCCTGGACTCCCATTTGCAACCGTTCGTCCACTACTATGGTAAGTAGACACCTAGGCTATAGCCCCTTGTCACCTTTTAATAACGACACGTAGCTAATACATTTGTTACAGTGCGCTCCACGAGTCACGTGATCACCTCAAGCCCATGCGAAGACTTGGTAATCCCTACattaaaatgatttaattctaaataataattacaGTAATaagtataaataatttattattttttataataatatttctgaTCAACTTAGCTATCCTTAAACACTATAACACATATGAACTACTCATCTGCTGTAGTTCTTATGTTTCGTTAGATATTCAGACTTTGAAATTCCATTTCttagaaatagaaaataagaCTGTTACAGCAACACTAAATGGAAACACTTCCTACAGAATAGATAACTATGAAGGatcttttgataatatgCTAGGATTACTCTAGTGCTTTGTAGaactattatttatttgttcaAACATTTATATATGAAAAGTTCAGAATTGTAAACCTATTGCTTACATATACTATATACTTTCAGTCGTGACTTGTTCTGTTAATCCAAGCAGAAGTCGTATATAATATGGGTATCATCAATTTTCCCTCTTCTATtcagaaaaatttaacCATCTTTGTTtgtaattaaaatatatatccAAAGATGATTAAGAAGTTTTTATAGAGTAGTAGATTATTAGAACCTTCGTCTCCAATCCAGATTTGGTTAACATACTCAAAAATAATCTATTATTGAGTATTAGTTGAGTAGCAATTTCTATATCCTAAGAACTTCAAAGGAGTGTATGCATTATTCTTCATATTCCAGGACTGTTGGACAGAAATGATTAAGGTTATGTCTCCTATTTGCAAcatttgttttatattatCCTTAATCATAACatttgaaacttttttcaTTCAGAGATTTATGAACATAAgctattattaatactttttaCTTAGAAGCAACCGAATACGAAAGGCTTCATTTTacttaaaataaatatcattcTCACTTTCTTTAACCTTCCAAATTTTTTCCCTTTTAGAAAAGTTGTCAAAATTAAaggtaaaaaatattaaatataaattcaatttatctAGAGTCGCTGAGTATAGCG is a window of Henningerozyma blattae CBS 6284 chromosome 5, complete genome DNA encoding:
- the TBLA0E04190 gene encoding phospholipid-transporting P-type ATPase (similar to Saccharomyces cerevisiae DNF2 (YDR093W) and DNF1 (YER166W); ancestral locus Anc_8.231) → MSNNYNPSNIGYFNYSDNKDNNNKTNRANSNTPPPSFQDFDPTNPSHNVDDLQSPLQLLNGDHIDEKKPNDGTTTNTRNIFEDIELNNEIEDFNDTALGHNHLDDTGTSYGSPISNSSTILGSPASHLKNKFKFTNNHSKSDSSGSKSNDTNINSKKKKSNTKNKTLKWAKKNLYDTFEEFNMHHDTTIEDDMKKNRSAELRSIYFNLSLPESMLDEEGNPATIYPRNKIRTTKYTPLSFIPKNLIFQFKNFANIYFLCLIILGAFQIFGVTNPGFAAVPLIVIVCITAIKDGFEDSRRTVLDMKVNNTKTHIFEGITNENVSVDNVSWWRKFKKANTRLLFKFINWVSQYTTAEGKRKRLEKKLQRQRRKRNQINGNFHGSRRSSISSSLSSVRISDDFDEENGFYDYDENDGSFIYDDTNFNIIDKSLPPRQDVKFQKDYWKNIKVGDVIRIHNNDEIPADVVLLSTSDVDGNCYVETKNLDGETNLKIRQALKCSYKIKNSHDVARTKFWIESEGPNPNLYTYQGNLKWNDSMENEVKNEPITINEVLLRGCTLRNTKWAMGIVVFTGDDTKIMLNSGTTPTKKSRISRELNLSVLINFLLLFILCFISGVVNGVNYDRHPRSRDFFEFGTVAGNAATNGFVSFWVAVILYQSLVPISLYISIEIIKTAQAAFIYGDVLLYNAKLDYPCTPKSWNISDDLGQIEYIFSDKTGTLTQNIMEFKKCTINGVSYGRAYTEALAGLRKREGIDVETEQREEKIQIAQDREVMINELRGMSANSQFWPDDITFVSKKFVRDLNGHSGDFQQNCCQHFFLAIALCHTVLTEASKTNPDKLELKAQSPDEAALVGTARDMGFSFISKTKHGVVIELMGQQREFEILNVLEFNSSRKRMSVIVKIPAQDPDGTPTALLICKGADSVIFQRLSTVAGSNDEKLLENTAKHLEEYAKEGLRTLCIAQREISWQEYLDWKVQYDEAASSLNNREEQIEIASNAIEKDLILLGGTAIEDRLQDGVPESIELLGKAGIKLWVLTGDKVETAINIGFSCNLLNNDMELLIIKAVGDSNIKREFGDEPFEITEGYIRKYLREKFGMNGSVDELEIAKKQHDVPKENYGVVIDGEALKLALSNEGIKREFLLLCKNCKAVLCCRVSPSQKAAVVKLVKNTLDVMTLAIGDGSNDVAMIQSADVGVGIAGEEGRQAVMCSDYAIGQFRYLSRLILVHGRWSYKRLSEMIPGFFYKNVIFTLALFWYGIYNDFDGSYLFEYTFLTFYNLAFTSLPIILLGVFDQDVSDTISMVMPQLYRVGILRLEWKQTKFLWYMLDGFYQSVISFFFPYCLYYKTMIVRKDGLGLDHRYYVGTMITCICVVSCNLYILMHQYHWDWFCGLFFSLSILLFFFWTGIWTSSITSGEFLKGGAHVFSSDVFWGIVFVSVMFCLLPRFSYDTIQRIFYPKDVEIVREMWKRGDFDHYPQGYDPTDPLRPRITKHLHSYGYDYESGLNKASRHGGGIDMNRSESMDGFRGEDMDGRFESIEMDRLTPVESLHTNVPLDKDRKEKPPGGRSGIQLMGSPRETEDLLYSERLGGYMGTDSPLGIGHDDKKDNNRVDVRSIHETTSLERSRTMKLGDASTNPFLNQVDGADLADWKI